A window from Nitrospirota bacterium encodes these proteins:
- a CDS encoding 1-acyl-sn-glycerol-3-phosphate acyltransferase: MESLMETLVGGQTNKDKGLIPFSAPTYAQVRQTFCHWVRAVYRLEVVGADRLPVAGPAVVAPNHDSVLDGIVLGTAISRELRFLAKAELWRSRLLAWMLDGLGAIRIERGRSDHRALVQVRQALDAEQAVVIFPQGAVRGDRVWHRGAARMALVTGAPLVPVRLIDTARALAYGRIGFPKLRVIVGEPIKVARAPEDPVAAAELTERLRVAVESLA, translated from the coding sequence ATGGAATCATTGATGGAAACTCTTGTCGGCGGACAGACAAATAAGGATAAAGGACTCATACCGTTCTCCGCTCCGACCTATGCACAAGTTCGCCAGACATTCTGTCACTGGGTGCGCGCCGTCTATCGACTCGAAGTGGTCGGCGCCGATCGCCTTCCCGTCGCCGGCCCTGCGGTCGTCGCGCCGAATCACGACTCAGTACTTGACGGGATCGTCTTAGGCACGGCAATTTCACGGGAACTGCGTTTCCTCGCGAAAGCAGAGCTCTGGCGATCCCGGTTGCTCGCGTGGATGCTCGACGGACTCGGTGCAATTCGAATTGAGAGGGGGCGTAGCGACCATCGCGCGCTCGTGCAGGTACGGCAGGCGCTCGATGCGGAACAGGCGGTGGTGATTTTCCCGCAGGGCGCGGTCCGTGGCGATCGAGTCTGGCACAGGGGTGCCGCACGCATGGCGCTCGTGACGGGCGCGCCACTTGTGCCGGTCCGCCTCATCGACACGGCGCGGGCCCTCGCATACGGTAGAATCGGCTTCCCAAAGTTGCGCGTGATCGTTGGGGAACCGATCAAAGTCGCGCGCGCCCCGGAAGATCCAGTTGCAGCGGCGGAACTGACGGAGCGGTTACGCGTTGCCGTTGAATCGCTGGCCTAG
- a CDS encoding endonuclease MutS2 yields the protein MNLFDQTTMVLEWPRLLEALAGHARSTMGAARCRALELATSLHDAQRLQWETTEMGQLQASGETLPTLAFPDIRDPLSRARKGASLEAHELRDCAVVLELLEECGRFVERHQDDAPTLVAAAQELQSIRELRPVKTALDAAIHLDGSIKESATPELRRSTHQTQSLKQEMRHQVDHILHSSRYEEILQEKYFAQREGRYVIPVKADMKGRVSGIVHDISASGATVFLEPRELVDLNNSIKVTDLEIEREVRRILRELSSLVATQSDVLLAGLDALTLLDCISARASFGRLLEAHPVRLNDKGRIRLLQARHPLLVLSKEQVVANDILLDESIRVLVISGPNTGGKTVTLKIVGLFALMVRAGLHLPCDMESEMAFFSDIYADIGDTQDLARDLSSFSAHMTQMVQLLEETDRRRRDNVHTVPQQPLLLLDEPVTSTDPTEGAALAEALLCRLATLEMKVIATTHYGSLKTMAHTMPGFANASVEFDVVTLSPTYRLFMGIPGGSSALEIAGRLGMDRALLDQARQRLHKDERAMETMLHDLQATQRKLADDLAKAVEARREAEQAEQRVKAQLTHLEETEREAQRGLKRKLSEQFSRARAEVQATVDAVKGEQKLMKAKAAKQRLFELEARTRAEMAPAVTPIPLAQLGVGDQVEISGLGITGTLLETPQGKKRVRVKVGDGEVLATVANLVGLSRTPVAPPKPVPSSSNLSRFSSGGGLGLDEQTVVDVRGKASDEALDEVVAALDRATLAGVPFLRIIHGHGTGKLKASLRDHLKDSPYVAEFRAGDRGEGGDGVTIVRLG from the coding sequence GTGAATCTCTTCGATCAAACAACGATGGTATTGGAGTGGCCCAGGCTGCTCGAGGCCCTTGCCGGACATGCCCGTTCGACCATGGGGGCGGCCCGCTGTCGTGCCCTCGAATTGGCAACCAGCCTCCACGATGCACAGCGACTCCAATGGGAAACGACGGAGATGGGACAGCTACAAGCATCCGGCGAGACTCTACCAACCTTAGCCTTTCCGGACATCCGTGACCCACTCTCTCGGGCAAGAAAAGGAGCCTCGTTGGAAGCCCACGAACTCCGAGATTGCGCGGTGGTGCTGGAGTTACTGGAGGAATGCGGCCGTTTTGTGGAGCGGCATCAAGATGACGCTCCAACGCTCGTAGCCGCTGCGCAAGAGCTGCAATCGATCCGAGAATTGCGACCCGTCAAAACAGCGCTAGATGCGGCGATCCACCTCGACGGCTCGATCAAGGAGTCTGCGACTCCGGAATTACGACGCTCGACCCACCAGACCCAATCGCTCAAACAGGAGATGCGGCATCAGGTCGATCACATTCTGCATTCAAGTCGCTATGAAGAAATCTTACAAGAGAAGTATTTCGCCCAGCGAGAAGGACGCTATGTCATTCCGGTGAAGGCCGACATGAAGGGGCGGGTGTCGGGGATCGTCCATGACATCTCGGCAAGCGGAGCCACAGTGTTTCTCGAGCCGCGCGAGCTGGTCGACCTGAATAATTCCATTAAAGTGACGGATCTTGAGATCGAGCGGGAAGTGCGACGCATTCTCCGTGAGTTGTCCTCCCTCGTCGCAACACAATCCGATGTCCTGCTGGCTGGGCTCGATGCGCTGACCCTGCTCGACTGCATCTCGGCACGGGCATCGTTCGGCCGCCTGCTAGAGGCTCATCCGGTCAGGCTCAACGACAAAGGGCGCATCCGCCTGCTGCAGGCCAGGCATCCTTTGCTGGTGTTGTCGAAAGAACAGGTGGTGGCCAACGATATTCTCCTGGATGAGTCGATCCGCGTGCTCGTCATCTCCGGTCCCAATACAGGCGGGAAGACCGTCACCCTCAAAATCGTCGGGCTCTTTGCCTTGATGGTCCGGGCCGGATTGCATCTGCCTTGTGACATGGAGTCCGAAATGGCGTTCTTCTCTGACATCTATGCCGATATCGGCGACACCCAAGACCTGGCCCGTGACCTCTCCAGCTTCTCCGCGCACATGACCCAGATGGTTCAGTTGCTGGAGGAAACGGACCGGAGGCGCAGAGACAACGTGCATACTGTTCCGCAGCAACCGCTGCTCCTCCTCGACGAACCGGTGACCTCGACCGATCCGACAGAAGGAGCTGCCCTTGCCGAAGCACTACTCTGCCGGCTCGCCACGCTGGAAATGAAGGTCATTGCAACGACTCACTATGGATCGCTGAAGACCATGGCCCACACGATGCCGGGCTTCGCCAACGCCAGCGTCGAATTCGACGTTGTGACCCTCTCGCCCACCTATCGCCTCTTCATGGGGATACCAGGCGGGTCCTCTGCCCTTGAGATTGCCGGCCGGTTAGGGATGGATCGTGCCTTGCTTGATCAGGCGAGGCAAAGGCTCCATAAAGACGAACGTGCCATGGAAACGATGCTGCACGATTTGCAAGCGACGCAGCGGAAGTTGGCCGACGACTTGGCCAAGGCTGTCGAGGCCAGGCGTGAAGCGGAACAGGCGGAACAGCGAGTGAAGGCACAACTGACCCATCTGGAAGAGACCGAACGAGAAGCGCAGAGGGGTCTCAAACGAAAACTCAGCGAACAGTTCAGCCGCGCAAGGGCAGAAGTGCAAGCCACGGTCGACGCGGTCAAGGGCGAGCAGAAATTGATGAAGGCCAAAGCGGCAAAGCAACGATTGTTCGAGCTTGAGGCGCGGACGAGAGCCGAAATGGCTCCGGCCGTTACGCCGATCCCGCTCGCACAGTTGGGAGTGGGAGATCAGGTCGAAATCAGCGGGCTTGGCATCACCGGCACGCTCCTCGAAACGCCACAGGGAAAGAAACGTGTGAGGGTGAAAGTGGGGGATGGAGAAGTGCTCGCCACAGTGGCGAATCTCGTTGGTCTCTCACGAACACCTGTTGCACCGCCGAAGCCAGTGCCATCGTCATCGAACCTCAGCCGGTTCTCCTCAGGCGGTGGGCTGGGACTCGATGAACAGACGGTTGTAGATGTTCGAGGGAAGGCGTCGGACGAGGCGTTGGATGAGGTGGTGGCAGCGCTGGATCGTGCGACGCTGGCAGGCGTGCCGTTCCTTCGCATCATTCATGGCCACGGAACGGGAAAACTCAAAGCGTCTTTGCGAGACCACTTAAAAGACTCGCCCTATGTGGCGGAGTTTCGAGCGGGAGATCGGGGAGAAGGCGGGGATGGAGTGACGATCGTGAGGTTAGGCTAG
- the gap gene encoding type I glyceraldehyde-3-phosphate dehydrogenase: MAIRIGINGFGRIGRNVLRASLGDPDLHFVAINDLTDAKTLAYLLKYDSVHGTLQGSVEAKGDQILVDGKPIKVLAVKDPKELPWKELGVDIVIESTGRFTDREGAGKHLSAGAKHVIISAPAKDPDVTIVLGVNDEAYDPKMHHIISNASCTTNCLAPVAKVLLDNFGIKHGLMTTIHSYTNDQQLLDLPHKDMRRGRAAGMSMIPTSTGAAKALHLVLPQLKGRIDGLAIRVPTPNVSLVDLTVETEKDCDLASVNAAFKKAANGSMKDILLYSEDPIVSIDQKGDPHSATFDSPLTMVIDKRLVKVTAWYDNEWGYSCRVRDLIKVVAARAPGH; the protein is encoded by the coding sequence ATGGCTATTCGGATTGGTATTAACGGATTCGGGCGGATCGGACGGAACGTCCTGCGGGCATCACTCGGCGATCCTGATCTGCACTTTGTCGCAATTAACGACCTGACAGACGCGAAGACCCTTGCATACCTCTTGAAATACGACTCGGTACACGGGACCTTGCAGGGAAGCGTCGAGGCCAAGGGAGACCAAATCCTCGTCGACGGCAAGCCCATCAAGGTACTTGCGGTGAAGGATCCCAAAGAACTTCCCTGGAAGGAATTAGGGGTGGACATCGTTATCGAATCGACCGGCCGCTTTACCGACCGCGAAGGGGCGGGAAAGCACCTCTCTGCCGGAGCCAAACATGTCATTATCTCTGCGCCAGCGAAGGACCCTGATGTCACGATCGTGTTGGGCGTCAATGATGAGGCCTACGATCCGAAGATGCACCACATCATCTCCAATGCGTCCTGCACGACCAATTGTTTGGCGCCGGTGGCAAAAGTTCTGTTGGATAATTTCGGTATCAAGCACGGCCTTATGACGACGATCCATTCCTACACCAACGACCAGCAGTTACTGGATCTGCCCCACAAAGACATGCGGCGCGGGCGTGCGGCTGGCATGTCGATGATCCCGACCAGCACCGGCGCGGCAAAGGCGTTGCATTTGGTCCTGCCACAGCTGAAGGGTAGGATCGACGGCCTGGCCATTCGCGTGCCGACGCCGAATGTGTCGCTGGTGGATCTGACCGTTGAAACCGAAAAGGACTGTGATCTCGCCTCGGTCAACGCCGCCTTCAAGAAAGCTGCAAATGGCTCGATGAAAGACATCCTGCTCTATTCCGAAGACCCGATTGTCTCGATTGACCAGAAGGGCGATCCCCATTCGGCCACGTTCGATTCTCCTCTCACGATGGTCATCGACAAGCGGCTTGTCAAGGTCACGGCCTGGTACGACAACGAGTGGGGCTATTCATGTCGGGTTCGAGACCTGATCAAGGTAGTTGCAGCCAGAGCGCCAGGGCACTGA
- a CDS encoding phosphoglycerate kinase, with protein MRKQTIDDVVLRDKRVIIRADFNVPLDDEHQITDDTRIRSTLPTINRAVDDGAKVILCSHLGRPDGKVNPKYSLAPVAKRLGRLMGKNILFAPDCIGPAAEGLVARMQPGDVLLLENLRFHQGEEGNDDTFSKALASLGDVYINDAFGTAHRAHASTVGITKFIPVSAAGFLLKKEIEYLEGAVENPVRPFVAVLGGAKVSGKIGVIENLGKRVDKVIIGGGMAFTFLKAKGMEIGNSLVENDMLDFAKGIEDHALSRGVKFYLPVDCVVAASREPGAESKIVPVQEIPNGWYALDIGPASVKLFKEAVQNAKTILWNGPMGVFEIDAYARGTLAMAHAIADAYALTIVGGGETALAVHRSGESENMSFISTGGGAALELLEGKQLPGLTALPNRIT; from the coding sequence TTGCGCAAACAAACGATCGACGATGTCGTGCTGCGGGACAAGCGCGTCATTATCCGCGCCGACTTCAATGTCCCATTGGACGATGAGCACCAAATCACCGACGACACCCGTATTCGCTCGACTCTGCCGACCATCAATCGAGCCGTCGATGACGGCGCCAAGGTAATCCTCTGTTCCCACCTGGGCCGACCGGACGGAAAGGTCAACCCCAAGTACAGTCTGGCCCCTGTGGCAAAACGTCTGGGACGGCTTATGGGCAAAAACATTCTGTTTGCACCGGATTGCATCGGCCCGGCAGCGGAAGGGCTTGTCGCCAGAATGCAGCCGGGCGACGTCCTGCTCCTTGAAAACCTCCGATTCCATCAGGGTGAAGAGGGCAACGACGACACCTTCTCGAAAGCGTTGGCGTCCCTTGGCGATGTCTACATCAATGACGCCTTCGGCACCGCACACCGGGCCCATGCCTCTACCGTCGGCATCACCAAATTCATTCCCGTCTCTGCCGCTGGCTTCCTCCTCAAGAAAGAAATCGAATACCTTGAGGGAGCAGTCGAAAACCCTGTTAGGCCTTTTGTTGCCGTTCTCGGCGGGGCGAAAGTGTCAGGAAAGATCGGCGTCATCGAAAATCTTGGCAAGCGCGTCGACAAAGTCATTATCGGCGGTGGCATGGCTTTTACCTTCTTAAAGGCTAAGGGAATGGAGATCGGCAACTCCCTGGTCGAAAACGACATGTTGGACTTCGCCAAAGGCATCGAAGACCATGCCCTTTCCCGCGGCGTGAAGTTTTATCTGCCGGTCGATTGTGTTGTCGCTGCTAGCCGAGAGCCTGGGGCGGAATCGAAGATCGTCCCGGTCCAGGAAATTCCCAACGGGTGGTATGCCCTCGATATCGGTCCGGCCTCCGTCAAACTCTTCAAAGAGGCAGTCCAGAACGCGAAGACGATTTTGTGGAATGGACCGATGGGTGTCTTCGAAATCGATGCCTATGCCCGCGGTACCCTTGCAATGGCCCACGCGATTGCCGATGCCTATGCGTTAACGATCGTCGGAGGAGGCGAAACTGCTCTGGCCGTGCATCGATCCGGCGAGTCTGAGAACATGTCGTTCATCTCGACCGGCGGCGGCGCCGCGCTGGAATTACTCGAAGGCAAACAACTTCCCGGCTTGACCGCCCTCCCGAATCGAATCACGTAA
- a CDS encoding triose-phosphate isomerase: MRRPLIVGNWKMNKTASEAVSFIRDFLERMPASPHADVVIAPPFTALESARNTLGPSSWISLGAQDVHWETLGAFTGEVSAPMLRELDCRYVIVGHSERRTFFGERDEDVRKKLLAALRHGLSPILCVGESLAEREAGRTESVVTAQLSGGLAGLTIRDLATVTIAYEPIWAIGTERPATTEQAVSVHRSLRLCMETGWDSKTASAMRILYGGSVTPKNIESLLASDAIDGALVGGACLLPDSFARIVGAAQTQRV, translated from the coding sequence ATGCGTAGGCCACTCATCGTCGGCAACTGGAAGATGAATAAGACGGCCTCGGAGGCTGTAAGCTTTATTCGCGACTTCCTCGAACGAATGCCTGCCTCGCCCCACGCCGACGTGGTCATTGCGCCGCCTTTTACGGCCCTCGAATCGGCCCGCAATACCTTGGGTCCCTCCTCCTGGATCAGCCTCGGCGCGCAAGATGTACATTGGGAAACGCTAGGGGCCTTCACCGGAGAGGTGTCCGCTCCTATGCTGCGCGAATTGGACTGCCGTTATGTGATTGTCGGCCATTCTGAGCGTCGGACGTTCTTCGGCGAACGAGATGAGGATGTTCGAAAGAAACTCCTGGCGGCGCTGCGGCACGGGCTCTCTCCAATTCTGTGCGTGGGAGAATCGCTGGCAGAACGTGAGGCAGGCCGGACGGAATCGGTTGTGACAGCGCAACTGAGCGGCGGGTTGGCAGGCTTGACCATACGAGATCTGGCGACCGTCACAATCGCCTACGAACCGATCTGGGCTATCGGTACAGAACGGCCTGCTACAACGGAGCAGGCCGTGTCCGTGCATCGCTCGCTCCGTTTGTGCATGGAAACCGGCTGGGACAGCAAAACGGCGTCGGCCATGAGAATCCTGTATGGCGGAAGCGTGACGCCCAAGAACATCGAATCGCTTCTCGCCTCGGATGCGATCGATGGGGCATTGGTAGGTGGGGCTTGTCTCCTTCCCGATTCGTTTGCTAGAATTGTGGGTGCTGCTCAGACACAGCGGGTCTAA
- the secG gene encoding preprotein translocase subunit SecG has protein sequence MYTLLVVIHVLICILMVGAILLQSGKGAEIGASFGGSSQTVFGSRGPANFLSKFTVVVAAVFMMTSLGLAILAKEQAFSSTVIDLKKKETSQSAPETTPATPAAPAAESHTPGDSSSGKH, from the coding sequence ATGTATACGCTTCTCGTCGTGATTCATGTATTGATCTGTATTCTCATGGTCGGCGCCATTCTCTTGCAATCGGGAAAGGGTGCCGAGATCGGGGCGTCTTTCGGGGGCTCTAGCCAGACGGTCTTTGGTAGTCGAGGACCCGCCAATTTTTTGAGTAAATTCACGGTCGTCGTCGCTGCTGTGTTTATGATGACCTCGCTGGGATTGGCCATCCTGGCAAAAGAGCAGGCGTTTTCTTCCACGGTCATCGACCTCAAGAAGAAAGAGACTTCCCAGAGCGCTCCAGAAACCACGCCCGCTACGCCGGCAGCCCCGGCTGCTGAGAGCCACACTCCAGGCGATTCCTCTTCAGGCAAACACTAA
- a CDS encoding branched-chain amino acid transaminase — translation MLEPQGKIWMDGSFVNWADAHVHVMTHSLHYGLAAFEGIRCYKGKSGSAIFRLQEHVDRLFDSAHIGMMQMPFDKKQVAEAIVETVKVNKLEACYIRPLLYIGHGAMGVYPGDNPIKLAIAAWTWGAYLGDDALANGMRARVSSYTRHHVNASMTRGKISGYYVNSILAKREAKADGYDEAILLDTEGYVSEGTGENIFIVRKGQIRTTPLTSILDGITRSSVIELAREQRVPVVEERFTRDDMYIADEVFLTGTAAELTPVREIDNRRIGSGTPGPITQSLQKTFFSIVRGEDPSHEAWLTRI, via the coding sequence ATGCTTGAGCCTCAAGGAAAAATTTGGATGGATGGGTCGTTCGTCAATTGGGCGGACGCGCATGTCCATGTGATGACCCATTCGCTTCATTATGGATTGGCTGCGTTCGAGGGGATTCGCTGTTACAAGGGAAAATCCGGTTCGGCAATTTTTAGACTGCAGGAGCATGTCGACCGGCTGTTCGATTCTGCCCATATCGGCATGATGCAGATGCCCTTCGACAAGAAGCAGGTCGCGGAAGCGATCGTGGAGACCGTGAAGGTCAACAAACTGGAGGCCTGCTATATTCGCCCGCTTCTCTATATCGGGCATGGAGCGATGGGGGTTTATCCCGGCGACAACCCCATCAAACTGGCTATCGCAGCCTGGACCTGGGGCGCGTACCTCGGAGACGATGCGCTCGCGAATGGCATGCGAGCGCGTGTGTCATCGTACACTCGCCATCACGTCAACGCCTCGATGACGAGGGGGAAGATTTCCGGCTACTACGTGAACTCGATCCTCGCGAAACGGGAGGCAAAAGCAGATGGGTACGATGAAGCTATTTTGCTCGACACCGAGGGATATGTGTCTGAGGGAACCGGCGAGAACATCTTCATTGTTCGTAAAGGACAGATCAGGACCACGCCGCTGACTTCGATCCTCGATGGCATCACCAGAAGTTCTGTGATCGAGTTGGCTCGGGAGCAACGCGTCCCCGTGGTGGAGGAGCGCTTCACGCGCGATGACATGTATATCGCAGATGAAGTGTTCCTGACCGGGACTGCGGCTGAACTGACACCGGTGCGAGAGATCGACAACCGGCGCATTGGAAGCGGCACGCCAGGTCCGATTACGCAATCCCTGCAGAAAACATTCTTCTCCATCGTGCGTGGAGAAGACCCTTCACACGAGGCATGGCTCACACGCATCTAG
- a CDS encoding PilZ domain-containing protein, giving the protein MAIAPKSPLSKPKHARFVFRPYRRIPTWRILYYLSGEFVGKGVVTNLSQFGMRVQGEHAVEPGLNIALRLTLADDGPTVEIERATVRWVDGYDFGLDFVHINPAAAKHIASLLNQQIRSSPLSN; this is encoded by the coding sequence ATGGCCATCGCACCAAAATCTCCCCTCTCTAAACCAAAACATGCTCGATTCGTGTTTCGCCCCTATCGTCGTATACCAACATGGCGTATCCTGTATTATCTCAGCGGTGAATTTGTAGGAAAGGGTGTCGTGACCAATTTGTCTCAATTCGGTATGCGCGTTCAAGGCGAACACGCGGTTGAGCCTGGCCTCAATATTGCTTTGCGCCTCACGCTTGCTGATGATGGCCCAACCGTGGAAATCGAACGGGCAACGGTCCGCTGGGTAGATGGGTATGACTTCGGCCTGGACTTTGTCCACATCAATCCAGCAGCCGCGAAACACATTGCCTCTCTCTTGAACCAGCAGATTCGCAGCTCTCCGTTGTCGAACTGA
- a CDS encoding DNA primase — MGRGLISEDVINQVKDRVDIAEVVGQHVSLARAGQNLKGLCPFHQEKSPSFTVSPSRQIFHCFGCGAGGNVFTFLMRITGASFPDTVRELGQKFGVDVPDSGSSVGPQAAQAIRFEQLNRAVAAWFRQNLRDGVTGATARDYLASRGIYTETIERFEIGCAPAEWDGLIKALSKQGFPQSDLSAVGLTVAREHASGAYDRFRTRVMFPIMDLRKRVIGFGGRILGEGTPKYLNSPDTPLFKKGQTLYALDLAREAVARLKTVIVVEGYFDAVALHQAGLTHTVATLGTALTAEHIQVLRRFASKVVLLFDPDPAGVRAALRGLDLFVNSGIGVKVVTLPAGEDPDTYVRKEGPDAFARLEEQSPSLLDFSLEHCLSTAESGTIEGRIRSVDDVLRILQKSEHPIEREERMRVVAERLGISQHRLIERYPLLVQSEGRRPVTVQSPGVPPAMFKGASEERDLVYFLLQGQLTAADMQQLRPEAFSVPACRILVEAALKHCDRSGRVRLRALLDEVADHPDCGTLATELSVREDHFDDVPAHIAGCLETLDRKRDEAALREKIAQLKAAERDGRAEDARMLNVQVNELRMHKAGRPPAGMLSFVKE; from the coding sequence GTGGGCCGAGGCCTGATCTCTGAAGACGTGATCAATCAAGTCAAAGATCGAGTCGATATTGCCGAGGTGGTAGGCCAGCATGTGAGCCTGGCCCGGGCCGGCCAGAACTTAAAAGGCCTCTGTCCTTTCCATCAGGAAAAATCGCCCTCCTTTACAGTCAGTCCGTCACGCCAGATCTTTCATTGTTTCGGATGTGGCGCGGGCGGCAACGTATTTACATTTCTCATGCGGATCACTGGGGCGAGTTTTCCTGATACGGTACGTGAGCTTGGACAGAAATTCGGGGTTGACGTGCCGGATAGTGGGTCAAGCGTGGGGCCTCAAGCGGCACAGGCGATTCGCTTTGAACAGCTCAATCGCGCGGTCGCAGCATGGTTTCGACAGAATTTGCGGGATGGGGTGACGGGAGCGACGGCGCGCGACTACTTGGCCAGCCGGGGCATTTACACTGAGACAATTGAGAGATTTGAAATCGGTTGTGCACCGGCTGAATGGGATGGGCTCATCAAGGCGCTGAGCAAGCAGGGCTTTCCACAGAGTGATTTGTCAGCTGTAGGGTTGACGGTCGCACGCGAACATGCGTCTGGGGCCTATGATCGTTTTCGCACCCGTGTGATGTTTCCTATCATGGACTTGCGTAAGCGGGTGATCGGTTTTGGAGGACGTATCCTTGGTGAGGGGACTCCAAAATACCTGAATTCTCCGGATACTCCCTTGTTTAAAAAGGGGCAGACTCTCTACGCATTGGATCTTGCACGGGAAGCGGTTGCCCGACTCAAGACCGTAATTGTCGTGGAAGGGTATTTTGACGCTGTCGCGCTTCACCAAGCCGGACTGACCCATACGGTGGCGACGTTAGGGACCGCGCTGACAGCGGAGCATATTCAGGTGTTGAGACGGTTTGCCTCGAAGGTCGTGTTGTTGTTCGATCCGGATCCGGCAGGGGTTCGCGCAGCATTGCGCGGGCTCGATCTGTTCGTAAACAGTGGAATTGGTGTGAAGGTCGTCACATTGCCGGCGGGAGAAGATCCCGATACCTATGTGCGGAAGGAAGGACCAGATGCTTTTGCTCGATTGGAAGAGCAGTCACCGAGCCTCTTGGATTTTTCCCTCGAACATTGTTTGAGTACGGCGGAGTCCGGTACGATTGAAGGGCGAATCCGCAGCGTGGACGATGTGCTGCGGATTTTACAAAAGAGCGAGCATCCGATCGAACGGGAGGAACGGATGCGGGTGGTGGCCGAACGACTGGGGATTAGTCAACATCGATTGATCGAACGGTATCCGTTGTTAGTCCAGTCGGAGGGACGTCGCCCGGTGACAGTTCAATCGCCTGGCGTTCCACCGGCGATGTTCAAGGGTGCGAGCGAAGAACGGGATCTGGTGTATTTTCTGTTGCAGGGGCAGTTGACAGCTGCCGATATGCAACAGCTGCGGCCCGAGGCCTTCTCCGTTCCGGCCTGTCGGATCCTGGTCGAGGCGGCGTTGAAACACTGTGATCGAAGCGGTCGGGTTCGGCTCAGGGCGTTGTTGGATGAAGTGGCCGATCATCCGGACTGCGGGACGCTGGCGACGGAATTGTCCGTTCGGGAAGACCATTTCGATGACGTGCCGGCCCACATTGCCGGCTGTTTAGAGACGCTGGATCGGAAGCGGGACGAGGCTGCACTTCGAGAGAAGATTGCGCAGCTCAAAGCGGCCGAACGGGACGGTCGTGCGGAAGATGCGCGAATGCTGAATGTACAAGTAAATGAATTGCGAATGCACAAAGCCGGTCGGCCTCCCGCCGGGATGTTGTCCTTCGTGAAGGAGTAG